The Ziziphus jujuba cultivar Dongzao chromosome 5, ASM3175591v1 genome segment tataatcaatatccagcccattaggagccctctgtttcctttcgcaTTGGCCGGATTGTAAGCTTGGAGACTGTGCGTTTTGAAGGAaatggtgaagaggcgactcagagagaaaagcatgaggctcattcaatcaatcactggtaatcttcccctttccattttcaaattcttaagcttttCCCCAAACATTTTCTTATTCGTTTcgctaataataaaatagttttttttaaataaataatatattttagattgttataATTCAGAGCAGCGTATTTCACTGCTGCGAGAGGTGGGACGGCGATACTTCAGTGCGGTTTCAACAGAGGAATACGCAAGGAGGAACTATGCAAGCAATGTCTCTGAGTATAACACTGTTATCGGTTCTCTCACCGTGCAGAGAAGGtggattctaattttgattttgtttttgtggttttgggatttttttttttttttgggagaaattgtgaaagttgtgttcttttttttttaataacggtggtggtaggcatttcttgctgagagatgtgtatgatgatatgatgctggatggagtacaaccaactagggatacattccattcttTCATCGTTGGAACCATGACAAGCTCTTGCTTGCAGGACGCTTTCTACTTTTCTGaccaaatgaaatccatgggtttggtccctgatgtatgtatttttatatatatgcttcttcttctttttttgtttttgttttttttcacatggatctGCATTAATTCTTATCTGCAGACTATTAGATTCTTtcaagattggaaattttgtataaagttactttgtgtgtttttttcttcttttttttccctagctATTACAATGTATTGCTTTGTGTTATAGGTTACTTTATACAACATTTTAGTTTCTTGACGTAGTGCAGATGAACTCTATCACTGTTGACTCGAGGCCAAAGTGCTTGgttggtattattttttatggttacccttcttattctagaatgtatgcaaaagaaacaagttactactttttctctaggtgattgatgaaatagatggagctcttggtgatggcaaaggtgctgtggaggttattctaaagatggtaattgtgtgttttatattattattatttttttgggtcttgtgtgttttccattattgaatgctgcttatttattaaatttaattgtctgcacgcttatttgtattttaatataatcgtagttatagttattttattactataattgctgttggtgattaaatataactgctttcgttgttatcagttattgttgtcatgtataatttttgttttccttaatgtttaatgcaaactgtcagttattgcatttacttcattatcaacatgagaatcataagggaaatttactgtttcaactccatggttgcacattctatacgttaacagaaacctccatttctaccgagggtaatatattcggctatggtggtttttattttccagtgctcattatatttttcacttttattttatgttgttcacATAGGTTTCTGCAGATAAGAAGTTTGATACAGGGAAGgagaattttccaaatgaagaaaatcatggaagtacatagaaagtttatcattcatatggagtttccttttcatgattccctggaaaatggtacttagaaagtttatcattcatatggaatttccttttcatgattcttttcatgtaaaccagatagtattttttgcttattgacAAGTACTTGCTTTCTGCagggttcatatatttgttcaaccaaCAGTTAATCGTGTTGTCAGTAGGTGATCCTTGACTACCATGGCTGATGTTTAATTGCTGTGACAATTTCAAGCCTTTCCATTTTTGATTTCATCTGTTTTATAGACATTTTAGATACTTTGTTACTTTCATGATTTCTGAAATTTTCTTAGAATTTATGATATGAATTCAGTGAATGGAAATAGGATTTTTAGATAAAagacttaattattttgattatccaaTTCAATCTTCGGGACAACATATCCACTTGCATACTTACTACTGACAAGACAGTTTGATAATGACTCACTTTgtgatatttttcttcctttgttgatGTCTAGACCAATAATTCTACTCTTCACGGTTTGCATATAGCATTTATCGCATATGAGGACAGCTAAGGTCTTCAGttctcattatatttatttaaaatttttttgagggaatcccttattttattaaatcaaagatgcttttttgtcaagtattaaaaaaagttagtcatttttttaggttgagacttaaaacaaaatgcttttgtaattttccttaattatttacaataattattttctttgaaacttgtatgctaaatattgtaactaactgcagatatttcgtttgatttcatccaggtatcaaatctGTCTCCAttttagtggaggtgccccgtatgcttttaatgctgtcactaaagtttggcattataccaattgtggtgccagttggtgttcgagattttgacattgatggggaacattgggtcaattcgggattgataccaacagaggcttttgtaggagctgtaatattctctgggaggtgtaatattctctagtttttattcataaaacacttgtacaatttccacttgctaattcagattttgttttaagtttttgtacatgattctcgtgtcaatatgatgtgtaaggatccaatttcattattaaattctccatattatttgatatgtggaaaagcaataaataagaaggatgaaaatttaaatggatggtaattgagttctcaaatattggctctctagtttctgaccattagagcttgtttgaatggtatgcattgaaatgtagttagttttagattgtaaaatgtgattcccagcttgcaagcttcttccaatcacttttacaAGAACGGCTCCATGGTAGTGTGTCCAAATGAGagttgttaggagggaattaattgtgcacttgtggaaactatttaaataaatggatatgaaagtgtaaaataaatataacagtttcccatttctcatctaccctcatttctcattgactgtcgaataaagtggaaaatattaaaacaatttttttgaccatctctcatttctcatctactctcattaacttctatccctctctcttactctccctgctaccacattaaatgaatactgtgtgtcttcctctctctttctcttttgttggttacgtacctttcagcatttctttgcattgacgaatattgcagaaaatcccaaaatctcttcagttcagttcactctcctTGCATACCCTcaaccttttgtgataacaacaagactgaaaatcttcattgtggagcccatacacttcaaaaggatgtaattaaattgtacgtttctgcagatcagagttaaagattacctggtatgtggatatatatacatatatatacataatttggctttatgatacttctttacataatttttttatcatttataataatttttttccatcttaatgttttgaaatcatcaactcccaatagtaaacataaatggcttaataactaagccaaaaaataaatacaatatacttcatattaattttgttaattgattttacgaaaaaaatttcctaaaatatactTTATGTATAGCTGAtagataaagtcaaaatcaaataatgacttagCCTTAGCACAATACTAGCAGTgaggaaaaagtatgaattgATAAGAACAAAGGACGCGTTATAaactataaacaaaaaattaaatataatattataaaaatgaatcaaaaatgttttgtttgaattcacagaaagatgatatcgaggtcaaatttagagcattagacctttcaatggatcgatttaattaataaatatatatattagcctaagaataagaatttaattagtcaatattgtattaaaacaATAACCTTTACATGGTCAGAAAGAGAAAACATTGACGAAATATGAAAACTCGTTTGTCTTCTCTATCCAGCAGCTAGTACCTTCTATCAGCTTTCACagggtgtgttataaatataaatatgtgtacagatatgtatacatttttcccttatattggattcattgtttgtcacgttttgacatgatatataagtgcaagttctatattggtgctattttatgtaaaacaatccataaatggttcggaaattttcatttgaaaattacaacctttgtttgttacatacagtccatcagtaattatgaaacacatgcttgttggaaaatttaacggcggttccatcggaatagttaatttttcgattttctaaaagcaaaccGATTAGATAATCGAATTGTCCACTTCTCTAATGTTATTGAAAATGAacaacatgctaaatgtaactatatttatgatgtttaacaaaataatccacagaacaccacattgtcaacattgcatccattcaagctaacgttatgttatgatttagcacatgtgccaTAGATTTGACATCTTAATCCACTTGATTCACTATGTCTGTCAAAagtagctattctactaggtgttaatatgcaacatttaaacagcatttgtactcatttacataaaatgcattggtattttatctttactcatttactgaaaatgcatttgtatttgtatttaaaatgctattctactcatttgcatttaaaatgctattccactaggcgttaataacataattgtttggcttattttctgtacttatttactgaaaatgcatttgtattttttcattacttttgctttaggattatagttaaaccttccagcaaagattctacgattgcagaagtagatacttagtatgttttgaattggtaatccctttgtgctcaatgtcacaaatttcagttttactattctacgatggaacatggagtgtatgttctgaaggtacctagagataccaacgtcaaagaacaaagattatacatatcaaaaggaattgtacgttggccgaacttgaagatgttgtctacaatgctctcaacttagattctacacaacatcaattaatcttcaagtttatataccatgtgtatttgtcatgtgagccgtacgttctggaaaatgatgaagacctacaaagttttatagaagagtatagttcacacagacctcaagacagatctccacttattgttgatgtgttatccagggttccaaagATTTGTAAATTGTTTTTTGGGACAGCTTATGTTGCATTCCATATGGCCATGGCACTATaagaactaataataaaatctgTTTTGAATGATTTATGTGGTTGTAATCGTATCAGCATATTATAAAATGAGGATATAATGCAACTGTAAGTGACCAATTTATCTGGACTAAGTTCAAtgtattctaattttataaagtcaGAATATGTTGATGTAATCACGATTGatgttttatattatatgtctatatatatatatatatattagacatAAGTGAAGAGTGTACCTGTAGGAGAAAAGATGCAGAATTGAGAGTGAGATCATTGCATCTATCATTATTTACACCAGAGAGATTATCAGCTTTGCAAATAGTTCCTGATACCGATACCACTGCAATGTTGATCAACAATGctacaaataatgcaaatccGCTCTCCATCAAGAAAAATCGGCATGCGTCCTGTATGTGCAATGACATCTCAGTTTCATTATTCTATTAACTAACTAATCCACCTtgcttccatttttttattctattatttaaaaTCCTGTTCATCAACatggtttgtaattttttttttcccaaaaaaaaaaaaaaagattttagtcaacgttaaaaaaaaagattttaatcaACGTTGAAAGGCCTTAGGATATTATCttacataattttattatcatatacGTGATGATGTGTTAGCTGCATCAACTTGaaatattttagattttaagctttttaaaaattatatgtctTCCTTCTTAATTTCTTGCTTACCTAATCAATTTGTTTCTTATATATACGAATCCGAGTCATAGTATTTATTAATGGTCCTAATTAGagctgtcctttttttttttctctctctctctctctctctctctattacaACATGACGGAGGGGTATTTTTCATTCAGATCAAGAATTCAACCTTAAATGTATACTCTCAGTAATACAATTACTAGTTCAAATTACTTACATTGATTCCACGGACGGAGTGGGGTACTTTTCTAGACAGCACAAGAGCCGAATGGAGAAAAAGATTATGCCtgtttgcaaattaattaaagacATCAAGTTAGTTTAATTATAAATAGTAACATTCAAAATTAAACTTTGTTTCTAtagaaaaaactttataaacGAATATTATGGGACTATCAAAAATTATTCATCTAaaagagttatttatttattgttaaatgaataatttagtgatttatcaataaataaatatttactaatttaaaaagaatatattttatactatttttgagaaataattttattaactatataatatatattaataatagaaaagatCAATCAGATCAAATCtacaatcacaaaattaatcaccaCTCAATcaacaaagaaaggaaaatgaatcaatagagaattttttttataccgagaaattttcttcctcttccaatcactaaaaattaaaacaacacCTAATATTTCATATGGTACTAGAATACATACAACATAACAAGGGCACCCAAAAGGGCTATGGCATCGCCGGTGGCTCCTTTGCCACCGAGCTTCAGTACAAACATCCCTTTCAACAACTTCGACGCCGGCGGCTTCACATAACTCATCTCTCCAAAGAAAAACGCTGCCATTATGAACACTAGAACTGCTATTAGCATTTCCAGCTTCCTTATCTACAACATATGTATAAAGATCATCACCACACATttaattagggaaaaaaaaaaaaaaccattagtCATGCAATTTTTAGCCGTGGTGACTTGTTGTGGCTAAATTCATTTTTTGTCCCAACAATTTACGTTAGCTATAAAGTTgtagttaaaaattttattggtgACAACATATAGTAAGGACAGTTATTATAGCTAAAAATATTTAGCTGCAAATAGAAACTTTTAGCCACTACATTATTGTGCCTAATGCCCtgtttttttcctaatttcattacatatatatatatatatatatataaacgattTAATGTGTCGAAATTAAGCTTAGATGAATGTATAAAATTATTACCCCATATCTTTGAAGGCCCAAAAGGAGAAGAGTGCTACCACCAGTTAACAGAACTCGAACCCAAACGGGGATGTTGAACAGTATTTTCAGTGCAAAAGCTGTTCCGATCACtgcttatttaattatatgaccACCACAAATTAacgatataaatattaattagtttgcTAACGCAAAACCCATTTAATAATACATATGATTAagtaaattgataaattaagtAGAAATCATACTATATGCCTTCGGGTATGTCGGCAGCTATGACCGCAAGCTCTGCTAATAACCATAAACAGTACTTGACTAATAGTGGATACTCAGCCTTGCATAACTCTGCAAGATGTTTCCCTGCGAATTCATCATcacaaaataaagtaaataattaaatgattatCATTTTAAGTGATAAAGATTACTATGGTTTATAAATACGTCAAATagtaagttgatttttttttttttgtctttttttagaGATGCTCAATTGGACatctaaaatacataaaataaaataaaaaagaaattttttttatcagtaAAGCCAAAATTAATCACATTTTGAAAagcccattttttattttttttatttttttatttttttgttttgtggggCCTTCAGTTGAGAGAAAAGGCCAAATTAAAGGCAGGCCATAATTCGTTGTTTTACCCGTAGTCACACCGAGGTTTGCCGCAAGTGATTGGATAATGAGAGCAAAAACCAATCCGATAAGGATCACCCACAGTAGCTGAAATATACACATAAATAGCAAAAAACATAAACCATATCAATTTTCTGAgaagcatatttttatttatagaagTACTATTTGGGAAAGTGATTTCTTACTAAGTTAAGCTATAAAATGAGAatccaaatatattattttattttggaagagTTATTTATGTTTCAGAATAAATAAGTCCACTCAATAAAGTATAGAgtatttatattgaaataaaattgatcctaccaaaatgatatttatcagTTCATTCTataacaaaatcatatatatatatatatatagagttcttGTAACACaaaatcttttgaaaaaaaaaaaaaaaaagaactaaaatgaGTCATTCAAGTTTCATTAGCatttatttactaattttacctcatatCCATGGTTAGCTCCAGCTTGCAGATCAGTTTCCACTGTGATAACATAGAGAAGAAATTAAGCATTGAAACACATGTTAAtgcaccaaaataataataatgataataaagaaaaaaaaaaatacagtgaTTGTGAAACTCACAGTTTCCGGGGTCGAGATATGCCAGAGAGACAAGAAATCCTGGGCCTACATAAGACAGAAACTTTCTCCATCCACGTTTCTATGTCAtcacaaataatcataaaaccaaaaattccATCAGTCaaactcataaaaaaataaaataaaatttacagttttgtttgacaattattttgaattgaaattctcttatctccaacatgaaaaaaaataaaaaataaaaaataaaaataaaaactcatatGCATAATCatatttctgtttttctctcgATTCTGTTGGAAATTcgccaataaattttttttccgcATGTATCCTTGCAGTGAACAAATTGTCATGGATGAGAGAGAATTGTTTATATCCTCAACAGCATGATATATAACtcataagattttaaaaacaaaatttttaaaagaaagaaagacctGGACATCGTCGGGATGGTGGTCGGTAGTGTTTTTGTCGGAGTTGTCATTAGAGACGGAAGTAGGCGGTGGGGGGGACTGCAAGGAGGCTATTCGGTTGCTTCCACTTCCCCATGTTGATGGAATTGCAACATTCATATTGCTATCGTGTTGATGTTGTTGGCTttccatgaattttttttttctttcttttttttcttttcagtgTGTTTCTTTGTCTACCACACTGTGTTTTTAGCTGATGACAGTGATGAGAAAGACACAAAACTGGAATATGACGTGCATGAATTTATAGAGAAATGGTTCATGTTGTCCTAGGAGCAGTGtctccctttcttttcttttttttaatttttcacttcCCCAAATACCTTCTACATACTCGTGCCAAAAACGAGGGGttactatattttcttttcctttccttaattaattaaaagtaatcttttgtttaatttaatttgttccaAATTAAGAATCAAGTTGACCCTTCTTCTTGGTTCattatctaaatttttatattgggtttaactaatataatatatccCACTCGTTTCAACAATTGGagattttagtttttaactaCTTTGTTTTTCCAAAGATTTTGAGATGCAAAATTAGTTTAGATGTTACACTTGTAAAGCatactcctaaacccatatatCATTCATAAAAGTGTGCTTTTTTGTGCCTATGAAAGTGAGGCACATgtagctttatttatttttaaaaataataacttatccTCATTTAGATTTTCGGATTATTTGTTTGTAAACTACAAATATAgaacataaatttatttaataattttatatttatttttaataatcttaaccatattttatttttttaaatattcaatgtTAAAGGTTTAAAAGGGCATACACTTGTATTTGAAAGCTTGATCCAATGGTAAAACCATTGAGAATGGTTCAAATcttgattttgataaaaaaattcccTTTCCctaaattgtaatttaaaaaaaaaaaaaaaaaaaggaagcttACACCTTAGACCTCTAATACTTACTTCGGCTTTTAAAACATTGATTTTAACCTTCTTTAACATTggtatcaaaaaaagaaaaaaagaaaaattataatacattatattgtttgcaaaatattaatttgtatttatttacctgtatattttttttaaaaggaacaaTAGAATCTTCAAACTGAACCTTCTTTTCACacctttatttttctataattattcTTTTCACACGCTTTGAACTAGCAATATATTTAACTTGAAGCCCTTTATTTTGAACTTAGTAGtggtattatatttatatatagagagagagtactaaacaatatatgtaaataaattgGTCATAGTTCATATTGTCCAAAGAAATATAAGGGTATCAATCAATCTAAACTAGAAAAATAGATTCTACATAAAGTTTTAATTAACAATGTTCGTAAGCATGTGACGGATATTCTACTTTATACACAccttgaattttaatttatactgtaacaccccatcccaaagtacaacagaagttttccaactttgaccgagggtaaccg includes the following:
- the LOC132803870 gene encoding metal transporter Nramp7.2-like, which codes for MESQQHQHDSNMNVAIPSTWGSGSNRIASLQSPPPPTSVSNDNSDKNTTDHHPDDVQKRGWRKFLSYVGPGFLVSLAYLDPGNLETDLQAGANHGYELLWVILIGLVFALIIQSLAANLGVTTGKHLAELCKAEYPLLVKYCLWLLAELAVIAADIPEVIGTAFALKILFNIPVWVRVLLTGGSTLLLLGLQRYGIRKLEMLIAVLVFIMAAFFFGEMSYVKPPASKLLKGMFVLKLGGKGATGDAIALLGALVMLHNLFLHSALVLSRKVPHSVRGINDACRFFLMESGFALFVALLINIAVVSVSGTICKADNLSGVNNDRCNDLTLNSASFLLQKRTI